From Pelosinus fermentans DSM 17108, the proteins below share one genomic window:
- a CDS encoding zinc-dependent alcohol dehydrogenase has product MKAITYQGIRDIQVDNVDDPKIEKNDDIIVKVTSTTICGSDLHLIRGRIPKLPKGFVIGHEAMGIVEEVGKDVKKVKKGDRVIVPFPIACGHCSYCNHGLWSQCDNSNEHGEVGALFGYSDLMGGYDGGQAEYLRVPYANVGPRVIPEELTDEQVLFLTDILPTSYWGVENGGVKNGDTVVILGCGPVGLLAQKWAAYMGANRIIAVDNIGYRLAHAKKFNHVETINFNEYDNTGETIKEITHGGADVVIDCVGMDGVMSKIEEIETMLMLQGGSKSALEIASQAVRKCGTVSVVGVYGMRYNNFPFGDFFSRNITLKMGQCPAHAYVDPILKLIKEEKFDATDIITHRMPLTDGKKAYDLFDNRLDNCIKVILKP; this is encoded by the coding sequence ATGAAAGCCATTACCTACCAAGGAATTAGAGATATACAAGTCGACAATGTAGACGATCCAAAGATTGAAAAAAATGATGATATTATCGTAAAAGTTACCTCTACCACCATTTGTGGTTCTGATTTACATCTCATTCGTGGAAGAATTCCCAAATTACCCAAGGGTTTTGTTATTGGCCATGAGGCTATGGGTATTGTTGAAGAAGTTGGCAAAGATGTCAAAAAGGTTAAAAAGGGTGATCGAGTCATTGTTCCTTTTCCTATAGCCTGTGGTCATTGCTCCTATTGTAATCATGGTTTATGGAGTCAATGTGATAATTCCAACGAACATGGTGAGGTCGGTGCACTCTTTGGTTATAGCGATCTTATGGGAGGCTATGACGGAGGCCAGGCTGAATACCTTAGAGTTCCTTATGCCAATGTAGGTCCTAGAGTCATTCCCGAAGAACTTACGGACGAGCAGGTACTTTTCCTGACAGATATCCTCCCGACATCCTATTGGGGGGTCGAAAATGGTGGTGTAAAAAATGGTGACACAGTAGTAATTTTAGGCTGCGGACCAGTTGGTCTACTCGCACAGAAATGGGCTGCTTATATGGGAGCAAACCGAATTATAGCTGTAGATAATATTGGTTATCGACTTGCTCATGCTAAGAAATTTAATCATGTAGAAACAATAAATTTCAATGAATATGATAATACAGGGGAAACGATTAAGGAAATAACTCATGGCGGAGCAGATGTAGTAATTGATTGCGTAGGCATGGATGGTGTGATGTCCAAAATTGAAGAAATTGAAACTATGTTAATGCTACAAGGTGGCTCAAAGTCTGCTCTTGAGATTGCATCCCAAGCTGTAAGAAAATGTGGAACAGTATCTGTAGTAGGCGTTTATGGAATGCGTTACAACAATTTTCCTTTTGGAGACTTTTTTTCACGAAACATAACTTTGAAAATGGGTCAGTGCCCTGCTCATGCTTACGTAGATCCCATTTTAAAATTAATAAAAGAAGAAAAGTTTGATGCTACCGATATCATCACCCACCGCATGCCGCTTACTGATGGTAAGAAAGCCTATGACTTATTTGATAATCGGCTTGATAATTGTATTAAAGTTATATTAAAACCCTAG
- a CDS encoding manganese catalase family protein, translating into MFKHDKQLLQNVRVEKANPTYAAMLTEQLGGPQGEMKAAMQYMAQSFRIKDVAIKDLFMDIASEELSHMEMVATTINLLNGHDLDTEGVQAGHIQSHVLTGLNPLMANASGYLWTAAYVNVTGDLAADLLSNIAAEQRAKVVYEYLYRQIEDQHVRNTIDFLLNREEAHNTLFRQAFNQIQGTGSTKDWGVDENARLYFDLSTPGKYFDIKNPQPPAFQNPDPNANPPKSPNPLIQ; encoded by the coding sequence ATGTTTAAACATGATAAACAGCTTCTACAAAATGTTCGAGTAGAAAAAGCAAACCCCACTTATGCAGCCATGCTAACGGAGCAATTAGGTGGTCCCCAAGGAGAAATGAAAGCAGCAATGCAATATATGGCTCAAAGTTTTCGAATTAAAGACGTAGCCATAAAAGACTTATTTATGGATATCGCTTCTGAGGAATTAAGTCATATGGAAATGGTAGCAACAACTATAAATTTATTGAACGGTCATGATTTGGATACAGAAGGCGTACAAGCAGGGCACATTCAAAGTCACGTTCTAACTGGACTAAATCCCTTAATGGCAAATGCCTCAGGTTACCTTTGGACTGCCGCCTATGTAAATGTCACAGGAGATTTGGCAGCAGATCTGTTATCAAATATTGCAGCAGAGCAGCGAGCTAAAGTTGTTTATGAATATCTTTATCGCCAAATTGAAGATCAACATGTCAGAAATACCATTGACTTTCTACTTAATCGAGAAGAAGCTCATAACACCTTATTCCGACAAGCATTTAATCAAATACAGGGAACCGGTTCCACTAAAGACTGGGGTGTAGATGAAAATGCACGACTCTATTTTGATCTGTCCACCCCTGGAAAGTACTTTGATATTAAGAATCCTCAGCCACCAGCTTTTCAAAATCCAGATCCTAATGCCAATCCTCCAAAATCTCCCAATCCTCTTATTCAGTAA
- the cooS gene encoding anaerobic carbon-monoxide dehydrogenase catalytic subunit translates to MSNETLIKSTDQTSRGDVESIDGKGDASGTNDPNRHFDVHQNSKKYYDIEKSPKSMEQVHEWQRQHIQTHDQGKEGYPLNVIVDPAMREMYQHVHAQGLTNVFDRFEQQERIRCNFCTSGLSCQLCANGPCRINAKTPRGNCGVDADVMVARNFVYRHVTIGTSANIFHAQQAARTLKAAAEKPESGLRIRDKEKLLKYAEMAGLDSHEDVSRVAINFANWVLEDMGRPYWEESSMTKAFAPPKRQELWRKLKLFPGGGFSEIAFAQTKCMTNLNADPVDFLLTSVRLGIANEYQGLFALDILQEILMGTQKIRTAKQNMGLLDKNMVNIISNGHMPLTAHIVIELASTPEWQEKARKAGATGLQILGHVCEGQQLLNYEDTGKMSAYGGQEGEWLSEEYLFATGAVDLFMFDYNCTIPTLPLYAKRFGTTMVSTHEVIRMPDTQVVEFKPEEMRTQAAKILDMAIEAYSKRKAENREVYIPPHVSNCMIGFSTESVKAALGGSWKPLIDAIVEGKIRGIATIVGCTTARYGQGGSNIFRITKGLIEKDILVLSGGCTSSVMQYTGLADPSAAEEAGSGLKAVCKALGIPPVLSYGACVDIGKMTQTAKEIADALDVDTNMLPIVIGAPEYLEQKAVADACTAIALGWLVHVAPVPSVTGSDLVVKTLTETTETLGLGKLTVETNADKTVQIYVDHIEKKRKELGI, encoded by the coding sequence ATGTCAAATGAAACGTTGATAAAAAGCACCGATCAGACGAGCCGTGGTGATGTAGAATCAATTGACGGAAAAGGTGATGCCAGCGGTACAAATGATCCCAATCGTCATTTTGATGTTCACCAGAATTCAAAAAAATACTATGATATTGAAAAATCACCTAAATCGATGGAGCAAGTACATGAGTGGCAGCGTCAGCATATTCAGACACATGATCAAGGTAAAGAGGGGTATCCGCTAAATGTTATTGTGGATCCTGCAATGCGCGAAATGTATCAGCACGTTCATGCGCAAGGACTGACGAATGTTTTTGATCGATTCGAACAGCAAGAACGGATTCGCTGTAATTTTTGTACATCGGGTTTATCCTGCCAATTATGTGCCAACGGCCCCTGCCGCATCAATGCAAAAACGCCGCGTGGTAATTGCGGTGTTGATGCAGATGTAATGGTTGCAAGAAACTTTGTTTATCGCCACGTAACAATTGGGACATCTGCCAATATTTTTCATGCACAACAAGCTGCTCGTACCTTGAAGGCAGCTGCTGAAAAGCCAGAGAGTGGCTTAAGAATTCGTGATAAAGAAAAGCTGCTTAAATATGCTGAGATGGCTGGCTTAGATAGTCACGAAGATGTTAGCAGAGTAGCAATTAATTTTGCCAACTGGGTACTTGAAGATATGGGCAGACCTTATTGGGAAGAGTCGTCAATGACAAAAGCTTTCGCTCCTCCAAAACGACAGGAATTATGGCGCAAATTAAAATTATTCCCTGGTGGTGGGTTTAGCGAAATTGCATTTGCCCAGACAAAATGTATGACAAATCTTAACGCTGACCCAGTTGATTTCTTACTTACTTCAGTACGTCTAGGTATTGCAAATGAATACCAAGGATTGTTCGCTCTTGATATACTGCAAGAAATATTAATGGGCACTCAAAAAATAAGAACTGCAAAGCAAAATATGGGACTACTCGATAAAAATATGGTAAATATTATTTCCAATGGGCACATGCCTCTTACAGCTCATATTGTTATTGAACTCGCTTCCACTCCGGAATGGCAAGAAAAGGCACGCAAGGCAGGGGCAACTGGTCTTCAAATACTCGGGCATGTTTGTGAAGGCCAACAGTTACTTAATTATGAGGATACAGGAAAAATGAGTGCATATGGTGGACAGGAAGGCGAATGGCTATCAGAAGAGTACTTGTTTGCAACTGGAGCCGTTGATTTATTCATGTTTGATTATAACTGTACGATTCCAACCCTCCCGCTGTATGCTAAACGATTTGGTACTACAATGGTTAGTACTCATGAAGTCATTCGTATGCCAGATACACAAGTGGTAGAGTTTAAGCCGGAAGAGATGCGTACACAGGCTGCAAAAATTCTGGATATGGCAATAGAAGCTTATTCGAAACGTAAAGCAGAAAATAGAGAAGTGTATATTCCGCCACATGTGTCTAATTGTATGATAGGATTTAGTACAGAGTCAGTGAAGGCAGCTCTGGGTGGTTCATGGAAGCCCCTTATTGATGCCATTGTCGAAGGGAAAATTCGAGGTATTGCTACGATAGTAGGCTGTACAACGGCTCGTTATGGGCAAGGTGGCAGTAATATATTCCGGATAACCAAAGGTCTTATTGAAAAAGATATTTTAGTATTATCTGGGGGCTGTACTTCATCTGTTATGCAGTATACTGGACTTGCTGATCCAAGCGCAGCAGAAGAAGCTGGATCTGGGTTAAAGGCAGTTTGTAAGGCATTAGGAATCCCGCCAGTGCTCTCCTATGGCGCATGTGTAGATATAGGGAAAATGACCCAGACCGCTAAGGAAATTGCTGATGCGTTAGATGTAGATACCAATATGTTGCCGATTGTCATTGGTGCACCAGAATACTTAGAGCAAAAAGCAGTTGCAGATGCTTGTACGGCTATTGCTCTTGGCTGGCTAGTCCACGTGGCACCTGTTCCCTCTGTAACAGGTAGTGACCTAGTAGTAAAAACATTAACAGAAACAACGGAAACATTAGGATTAGGAAAACTCACAGTGGAGACTAATGCAGACAAAACGGTGCAAATTTATGTAGATCATATAGAAAAAAAGCGTAAAGAACTTGGAATATAA
- a CDS encoding CDIF630_02480 family spore surface protein, protein MTENRSKEKFQANPIERHETAAWRGHIEKTKPESNVPVPSEESVAEAREWVNTNSLS, encoded by the coding sequence ATGACTGAAAATCGTTCAAAAGAAAAGTTTCAAGCAAATCCCATTGAGCGGCATGAGACTGCGGCTTGGCGCGGACATATCGAAAAAACGAAGCCCGAGTCAAATGTTCCTGTTCCCAGCGAGGAGTCCGTGGCTGAGGCCAGGGAATGGGTAAATACGAATTCCTTATCCTAA
- the nifJ gene encoding pyruvate:ferredoxin (flavodoxin) oxidoreductase, with protein MAKTMKTMDGNQAAAEASYALTEVAIIFPITPSSPMAEGVDEASAHGKKNLFDQPVKVVEMQSESGASAAVHGSLQAGALTTTYTSSQGLLLMVPEMYKMAGNLVPAVFHVTARALASHALSIFGDHQDINACRQTGFTLLCSNDVQEAMDLGYIAHLSAIKSRVPFLHFFDGFRTSHEIQKIEVTPADAITKLVDHKAIEEFRNRALNPEHPVLRGTAENPDIYFQNREASNPFIEAIPDIVENYFQEFKKITGREYHPFEYYGDTEAENVIVAMGSVCNTTEETIDYMRAKGEKVGLLKVHLYRPFSKKYFFAILPKSVKKIAVLDRTKEPGATGEPLYLDVLQMFNHEPIKPVIVGGRYGLGSKDTTPSHILAVYENLKQSQPKDHFTVGIVDDVTHTSLAIKESVDTTPEGTISCKFWGLGSDGTVGANKTAIKIIGDNTDLYAQGYFEYDSKKSGGTTISHLRFGKKPIKSSYLVSDADYIACHNRSFLYHYNLLKGLKKNGNFVLNCPWGSEELEDHLPALFKRYIAKNNINFYTIDAISIAEEIGLGGRINMVMQAAFFKLANVIPVEESIKYLKDSIEKMYGKKGANIVAMNQKAVDRGVDGLHHVKVPASWANAKDEDLPVKDEPDFVKNIQRPMASHDGDDLPVSAFVGMEDGTHPLGTTKYEKRGIAVYLPEWQIDKCIQCNQCAYVCPHATIRAFLLNDDEKGKAPETFKTKEPKNKKLEGYHYRIQVAPLDCTGCGNCADICPAPGKALIMKPADHEIEMESENWEFAMRVTEKSDLMEKNTLFGSQLARPLLEFNGACPGCGETPYVRLLTQLYGDRMLIANATGCSSIWGGSSPSIPYTTNADGRGPAWMNPLFEDNAEFGYGMYLGSNQIREKVADLMHQGLKSSINENLKQSFQEWLDNMEDGAGSKKAAAKVLEEMKKETVSGNPILSEIMARKDYLVKPSVWILGGDGFAYDIGYNGLDHVIASGDDVNIFIMDTEVYSNTGGQASKATPTAAIAKFAAAGKKIRKKDLGLMATTYGYVYVAQIAIGANMNQTLKAITEAESYKGPSLIIAYASCVNHGIKTGMGTSIHEMKKAVEAGYWHLWRHDPRLKDQGKNPFVLDSKEPTASFQDFLKGEIRYSSLKTTFPEIADGMFATAEKHAQEKYLTLKRLAEMQY; from the coding sequence ATGGCAAAAACAATGAAAACAATGGATGGCAATCAGGCGGCTGCTGAAGCCTCTTACGCCCTTACTGAGGTTGCAATCATTTTTCCGATTACACCCTCATCACCGATGGCCGAAGGGGTTGATGAAGCATCAGCTCACGGCAAGAAGAACTTGTTTGACCAACCTGTAAAAGTTGTAGAGATGCAATCTGAGTCAGGTGCCTCAGCAGCAGTTCATGGCTCACTTCAGGCAGGAGCCCTCACAACAACGTATACGTCTTCCCAAGGGTTACTCTTGATGGTTCCTGAGATGTATAAAATGGCGGGTAATCTGGTACCGGCAGTTTTTCACGTAACCGCCCGTGCCCTAGCATCACATGCTTTGTCAATTTTCGGCGATCACCAAGATATTAACGCCTGCCGGCAAACCGGTTTTACCTTGCTTTGCTCTAACGACGTTCAAGAAGCTATGGATCTTGGTTATATTGCGCATCTTTCTGCAATCAAGTCCAGGGTACCATTCTTACATTTCTTTGACGGATTTAGAACATCTCATGAAATCCAGAAAATTGAAGTCACACCTGCTGACGCGATTACGAAACTTGTCGATCATAAAGCAATTGAAGAATTCAGAAATCGGGCCTTGAATCCTGAACACCCCGTATTAAGGGGCACTGCGGAAAACCCCGATATTTATTTCCAAAATCGCGAGGCCTCTAATCCTTTTATCGAAGCGATTCCTGACATTGTGGAAAACTACTTCCAAGAATTTAAGAAGATTACCGGTCGCGAATACCACCCCTTCGAGTACTACGGAGATACCGAAGCTGAGAACGTAATCGTGGCCATGGGTTCAGTTTGCAATACAACGGAAGAAACCATCGATTACATGCGAGCAAAAGGCGAAAAAGTTGGACTGCTCAAAGTTCACTTATACCGTCCGTTTTCTAAGAAATATTTTTTTGCGATTTTGCCTAAGTCTGTGAAGAAAATTGCTGTCCTTGACCGCACCAAAGAACCTGGAGCAACTGGTGAACCGCTCTATCTTGATGTGCTCCAGATGTTTAATCATGAACCCATAAAACCAGTGATAGTTGGCGGGAGATACGGCCTTGGATCAAAAGATACCACACCCAGTCACATCCTTGCTGTTTATGAGAATCTGAAACAAAGCCAACCTAAAGATCACTTCACAGTTGGAATTGTCGACGATGTCACCCACACCTCCCTGGCGATAAAAGAGTCGGTAGATACTACTCCTGAGGGCACGATTAGTTGTAAATTCTGGGGTCTTGGGTCTGATGGTACTGTTGGCGCCAATAAAACAGCGATCAAAATTATCGGAGACAATACCGACCTTTATGCACAAGGATACTTTGAATACGACAGTAAGAAATCCGGCGGTACAACAATATCTCATTTACGTTTTGGTAAAAAACCAATCAAATCCTCCTATTTAGTATCCGATGCCGACTATATTGCCTGCCATAACCGATCATTTCTTTATCATTACAACCTGCTTAAAGGGCTTAAAAAGAATGGTAACTTTGTACTTAACTGCCCTTGGGGGTCAGAAGAACTGGAAGACCATCTACCAGCCCTCTTCAAACGCTATATCGCGAAAAACAATATCAACTTCTATACTATAGATGCAATATCCATTGCGGAAGAAATTGGACTCGGCGGCCGCATTAATATGGTCATGCAGGCAGCTTTCTTTAAATTAGCGAACGTCATACCCGTCGAAGAATCCATTAAGTACCTAAAGGATTCCATCGAAAAAATGTACGGCAAAAAAGGTGCTAATATTGTTGCGATGAACCAAAAGGCTGTCGACCGTGGCGTTGATGGATTGCACCATGTTAAAGTTCCTGCTTCTTGGGCTAATGCTAAAGATGAAGATTTGCCCGTAAAAGATGAACCTGATTTCGTTAAAAACATTCAGCGTCCCATGGCTAGCCACGACGGGGACGACCTTCCGGTCAGCGCCTTTGTTGGCATGGAGGATGGAACGCATCCCCTTGGTACAACAAAATACGAGAAAAGAGGAATTGCCGTTTATCTTCCTGAATGGCAAATTGATAAATGTATTCAATGTAATCAATGTGCCTATGTATGTCCCCATGCGACCATCCGAGCTTTCCTCTTAAATGATGACGAAAAGGGAAAAGCTCCTGAGACTTTTAAGACGAAGGAACCCAAAAACAAAAAACTCGAAGGATATCATTACCGCATTCAAGTTGCTCCTCTTGATTGTACCGGATGCGGCAACTGTGCCGATATATGTCCGGCACCGGGAAAAGCGCTTATTATGAAGCCAGCAGACCATGAAATTGAGATGGAATCGGAAAACTGGGAATTTGCTATGAGGGTAACGGAAAAATCAGATTTAATGGAAAAAAATACTCTCTTTGGCAGCCAGCTTGCTAGGCCCCTTCTTGAATTTAACGGAGCTTGCCCAGGCTGCGGTGAGACTCCATATGTGAGACTCCTCACACAATTATATGGCGATCGCATGCTGATTGCCAATGCTACAGGCTGTTCTTCGATTTGGGGCGGCAGTTCCCCATCCATTCCTTATACAACGAATGCTGACGGAAGAGGACCAGCCTGGATGAATCCCCTATTTGAAGATAATGCCGAATTCGGCTACGGCATGTATCTTGGTTCAAACCAAATTCGCGAGAAAGTTGCCGATCTCATGCACCAGGGGTTAAAGAGTTCAATCAACGAAAACTTGAAGCAGTCCTTCCAGGAATGGCTTGACAATATGGAGGATGGTGCGGGGTCTAAAAAAGCTGCAGCCAAAGTACTTGAAGAGATGAAAAAGGAAACCGTCTCCGGCAATCCGATTCTATCCGAAATTATGGCCCGAAAAGATTATCTCGTGAAACCTTCCGTCTGGATTCTTGGCGGGGATGGCTTTGCTTACGATATTGGTTATAACGGATTGGACCATGTCATCGCCAGTGGAGATGATGTAAACATTTTCATTATGGATACAGAGGTTTATTCTAACACAGGCGGCCAAGCCTCAAAGGCTACACCGACAGCAGCCATTGCAAAGTTCGCAGCCGCCGGGAAGAAAATTCGCAAAAAAGATCTCGGGCTTATGGCTACAACATACGGCTACGTTTATGTCGCCCAAATCGCCATAGGGGCCAACATGAATCAAACTCTTAAAGCAATTACTGAAGCGGAAAGTTACAAAGGACCGTCCCTCATTATTGCTTATGCTTCTTGCGTAAACCATGGGATTAAAACCGGTATGGGCACGAGTATTCATGAGATGAAAAAAGCCGTTGAAGCTGGCTACTGGCATCTCTGGCGTCACGATCCCCGACTTAAAGATCAAGGAAAAAATCCTTTCGTACTCGATTCCAAGGAACCAACCGCTTCCTTCCAAGATTTCTTAAAGGGAGAAATTCGTTACTCCTCACTCAAGACCACTTTCCCGGAAATTGCGGATGGGATGTTTGCAACTGCAGAAAAACATGCCCAGGAAAAATATCTTACCTTAAAGCGTCTCGCAGAAATGCAATATTAA
- a CDS encoding MBL fold metallo-hydrolase — protein MVLKNSHIGLVSSVAVPLKIHIGRFPCCGGIEIVATPGHMPGHISIYLEENKTLITGDALVLENGELIGANPQHTLDMATAKKSIKKLLNYEIDRLICYHGSVYEKDVKESLKKFI, from the coding sequence GTGGTACTGAAGAATAGCCATATTGGACTGGTATCATCTGTTGCTGTGCCATTGAAAATCCATATTGGCCGGTTCCCTTGCTGTGGCGGCATAGAAATTGTTGCTACTCCAGGACACATGCCAGGGCATATCTCCATTTATCTGGAAGAGAATAAAACACTAATAACGGGAGATGCATTAGTACTAGAAAATGGTGAGCTAATTGGTGCAAATCCTCAACACACTTTAGATATGGCAACTGCAAAAAAATCAATCAAGAAGTTATTAAATTATGAAATAGATAGGCTAATATGTTATCATGGTAGCGTATACGAAAAAGATGTTAAAGAATCCTTGAAAAAATTTATATAA